A region from the uncultured Macellibacteroides sp. genome encodes:
- the gldM gene encoding gliding motility protein GldM: protein MPQISNNPNSPRQKMINLMYLVFIAMMALNVSSEVLDGFELVEGSLRTSIDNSSKRNQIVSGELDTYYQTNPAKVKEWYEKGQKVKKTSNDLYNYIQSLKVRIVKEADGSDGDVDNIDHKDDIEAASQVMLSPVVGEGKKLKNNIDSYRKFLGELVTDPAKLKVLEASLSTASVRSGLTVRSWQESLFENMPVAAAVTMLTKLQSDVRYAEGEALNYLLSSVDIGDYRVNQITAQVIPQSQVVMKGSQYTANIVLSAVDSTKRPKIFINGAELPEANKGLFKITAGASGTFPLKGYIEMPGSDGSVMRRDFVSEYFVTEPTATVAPTLMNVLYAGIANPIRIAVPGIASSQITATMTNGLLTRKGELWEAKPSKVGTEAVVSVNARMADGRSVEMAKTTFRVRALPDPLPYIEYKDANGNFRKFKGGMFAKRNLVEAGGIKAAIDDDLLNVTYTVLRFELTFFDSMGNAIPEVSDGTNFSQRQKDYIRRLSKGKRFYITRVVAKGPDGIERTIPTIEVIVN from the coding sequence ATGCCACAAATATCAAATAATCCCAATTCACCCAGACAGAAGATGATCAATCTTATGTATCTGGTGTTCATTGCCATGATGGCACTCAATGTGTCGTCGGAGGTATTGGACGGTTTCGAATTGGTGGAAGGCAGTTTGCGTACTTCAATCGATAATTCATCCAAGCGGAACCAGATTGTCTCAGGAGAGCTTGATACATACTATCAGACTAATCCAGCCAAAGTAAAAGAATGGTATGAAAAAGGTCAGAAGGTTAAAAAGACTAGTAACGATCTTTATAACTATATTCAATCTCTTAAGGTAAGAATTGTGAAGGAAGCAGATGGATCAGATGGAGATGTAGATAATATTGATCATAAGGATGACATAGAGGCTGCCTCTCAGGTAATGCTTTCGCCTGTGGTAGGAGAAGGGAAAAAGCTTAAAAATAATATTGATTCTTATCGTAAATTTCTTGGTGAACTGGTAACGGATCCAGCTAAATTGAAAGTACTTGAAGCTAGTTTAAGTACCGCATCAGTCAGAAGCGGACTTACAGTCCGTTCGTGGCAAGAGTCTTTGTTCGAAAATATGCCTGTAGCTGCAGCTGTTACTATGCTTACAAAATTACAGAGCGATGTACGTTATGCCGAAGGTGAAGCCCTCAACTACTTGCTAAGCAGTGTGGATATTGGTGATTACAGGGTAAATCAGATTACAGCTCAGGTAATTCCTCAAAGTCAGGTTGTAATGAAGGGAAGTCAGTATACTGCAAATATTGTTTTATCGGCTGTAGACTCAACCAAACGCCCAAAGATTTTTATTAACGGAGCAGAATTACCCGAAGCCAATAAAGGATTATTCAAAATTACCGCAGGGGCTTCCGGCACTTTCCCTCTAAAAGGATATATTGAGATGCCTGGTAGCGATGGGTCTGTAATGCGACGAGACTTCGTGAGCGAATATTTTGTTACCGAACCTACGGCAACAGTAGCTCCTACATTAATGAACGTACTGTATGCCGGCATAGCAAACCCCATTCGAATCGCAGTTCCCGGAATAGCCAGTTCGCAGATTACCGCAACGATGACAAACGGATTACTCACCCGAAAAGGCGAATTATGGGAAGCCAAGCCAAGCAAAGTGGGAACTGAGGCTGTGGTTTCTGTTAATGCGAGGATGGCCGATGGTCGTTCTGTAGAGATGGCAAAAACGACATTCCGTGTTCGTGCGCTACCGGATCCGCTTCCTTATATTGAATATAAAGACGCGAATGGGAACTTCCGCAAGTTTAAAGGTGGAATGTTTGCCAAACGTAATTTGGTGGAAGCTGGTGGAATTAAAGCAGCTATCGACGACGATTTACTTAATGTAACCTATACCGTACTGCGTTTCGAATTGACCTTTTTCGATTCGATGGGAAATGCCATTCCCGAAGTGTCGGACGGAACCAACTTTTCGCAGCGGCAGAAAGATTATATTCGCCGGCTTTCCAAAGGGAAACGTTTTTACATCACGCGGGTAGTTGCGAAAGGCCCGGATGGGATTGAACGTACTATTCCAACCATCGAAGTTATTGTAAATTAA
- the gldL gene encoding gliding motility protein GldL, translated as MGKYKKYKNRIEMFLSSDMGKRVLNFCYSWGASIVVLGALFKLLHLPFGNEMLFVGMMTEFFVFFISGFEHPGKDYHWEEVFPVLKSKNPMDRPEFANQKVSGLLHSSENEEDDSNANLLINPIAVKQAAGLSGSLDISEEDTRNLSDSIKKLSGAAEQISKMAELTDATQKYLDQLSGMAEQMQRFSQTTNNLADVSDTLLSSYKSITDNSEGINHNSRGYVHQMEALNRNISGLNTIYEIQLKSISSQIDTIERINGGLGRIKDLYEGSVVDSSVFRTENERMAQQLSQLNTVYSRLLQAMTVNMYGAPVYPGQPQPAPAQGYHQAAPTTYQPQGAPYGQNAGQAGL; from the coding sequence ATGGGAAAGTATAAAAAATATAAGAATAGAATTGAGATGTTTCTTTCCAGCGATATGGGGAAGCGAGTTCTGAATTTTTGCTACAGCTGGGGAGCCTCAATTGTTGTTTTAGGTGCGCTGTTTAAATTACTGCATCTCCCTTTTGGAAATGAAATGTTGTTTGTGGGAATGATGACTGAATTTTTTGTTTTCTTTATTTCCGGATTTGAGCATCCGGGTAAGGATTATCATTGGGAAGAAGTTTTCCCTGTTCTTAAATCCAAAAATCCCATGGACCGTCCGGAATTCGCAAATCAAAAGGTTTCCGGCCTTCTTCATTCATCGGAGAATGAAGAAGATGATTCCAATGCAAATCTTCTAATTAATCCTATAGCCGTTAAGCAGGCGGCGGGATTAAGCGGTTCGCTTGATATTTCGGAAGAAGATACCCGCAACTTGTCGGATAGTATTAAGAAGCTTAGTGGAGCAGCTGAACAAATATCCAAAATGGCAGAGCTGACTGATGCAACGCAAAAGTACCTGGATCAACTTTCAGGAATGGCCGAACAAATGCAGCGATTTAGCCAGACAACCAATAATCTGGCTGACGTATCAGATACCCTGCTTAGTTCTTATAAAAGTATAACTGATAATTCGGAAGGCATTAACCATAATTCCCGGGGATACGTACATCAGATGGAAGCTCTTAATCGGAATATTTCCGGATTGAATACCATTTACGAAATACAACTCAAAAGTATCAGTTCTCAGATTGATACTATAGAACGTATTAATGGAGGGTTGGGTCGCATTAAAGATTTGTACGAAGGTTCTGTAGTTGACAGTTCAGTATTTCGGACAGAGAATGAACGGATGGCTCAGCAATTATCGCAGCTAAATACCGTATACAGCCGATTGCTGCAGGCGATGACTGTTAATATGTATGGTGCTCCAGTTTATCCGGGTCAGCCGCAACCTGCGCCTGCGCAAGGCTATCATCAGGCTGCTCCAACAACGTATCAACCACAAGGAGCCCCATATGGACAAAATGCCGGACAAGCCGGTCTATAA
- a CDS encoding SUMF1/EgtB/PvdO family nonheme iron enzyme: MKKVWLVLGAAALFTSCGRPLTGSGGELTGVRTASFNEPAPFGMILIKRGSFEMGPSDKDSLWGTSPETKGVSFDAFWMDETEISNAKYRQFLYYVRDSIIRERLADPAYGGNELFKITEDKYGEPVTPHLDWTRPIPWKRATEDEQRAIESVYYIHPITGEKRLDEKQMNYRYEWYDHTAAALRKNNLDPSARERNTDIKVDPNQVIMISKDTAYINDEGGIVNETITRPLSGYHDFLHTRIVNIYPDETCWVNDFNNAYNEPYMRMYFTHPGYNDYPVVGVSWEQATAFCVWRTNFFKESANLPAGYTIEPFRLPTEGEWEYAARNGKNGNKYPWSTNDLQSSKGCFLGNFKPGNGNYTDDGHLITSRVGSYSPNEFGLYDMAGNVSEWTSTTYSESGPNQMNDMNPDLRYNAAKEDPYAMKKKVVRGGSWKDVSQFIRSDMRSMEYQNETRSYIGFRCVRTQIGFSKGKK, encoded by the coding sequence ATGAAAAAAGTATGGTTAGTACTTGGGGCAGCAGCCTTGTTTACCTCGTGCGGAAGGCCGTTAACCGGCAGCGGAGGTGAACTAACGGGAGTCAGAACGGCATCCTTTAATGAGCCGGCTCCATTCGGAATGATTCTGATAAAACGTGGTTCATTTGAAATGGGTCCATCAGATAAAGATTCACTTTGGGGTACATCTCCTGAAACAAAAGGAGTTTCCTTCGATGCTTTCTGGATGGATGAAACTGAAATTTCAAATGCTAAATATCGCCAGTTCCTTTATTACGTACGCGATTCCATTATTCGTGAACGGTTGGCAGATCCTGCCTATGGTGGTAATGAGCTATTTAAAATTACTGAGGATAAATACGGCGAACCTGTAACTCCTCATTTAGACTGGACCAGACCTATTCCATGGAAAAGAGCTACTGAAGACGAACAGCGGGCTATCGAGAGTGTGTACTATATTCATCCCATTACAGGAGAGAAACGTTTGGACGAAAAGCAGATGAACTACCGCTACGAGTGGTACGATCATACGGCGGCTGCCTTACGAAAAAACAATCTTGACCCCTCAGCACGGGAACGAAATACGGATATAAAGGTTGATCCGAATCAGGTGATTATGATTTCAAAAGATACAGCTTATATTAACGACGAAGGAGGTATTGTTAACGAAACCATCACCCGCCCGCTTAGTGGCTATCATGATTTTCTACATACGCGAATAGTGAATATCTACCCTGATGAGACTTGTTGGGTTAATGATTTTAATAATGCGTATAATGAACCTTATATGCGAATGTATTTTACGCATCCGGGATACAATGATTATCCGGTGGTCGGAGTTTCTTGGGAACAGGCAACAGCATTTTGTGTATGGCGCACCAATTTCTTTAAAGAATCGGCTAATCTTCCGGCAGGTTATACAATAGAGCCTTTCCGTTTGCCTACTGAAGGGGAATGGGAGTATGCGGCACGTAACGGAAAAAACGGAAACAAGTATCCATGGTCTACCAACGATTTACAAAGTAGTAAAGGTTGTTTTTTAGGGAACTTTAAACCGGGTAATGGTAATTACACAGACGATGGTCACCTTATTACTTCCCGGGTGGGATCTTATTCCCCTAATGAATTCGGCCTTTACGATATGGCGGGCAATGTGTCTGAGTGGACTTCTACAACTTATTCGGAATCAGGACCAAATCAAATGAATGATATGAATCCGGATTTGCGCTATAATGCGGCCAAGGAAGATCCGTATGCTATGAAGAAGAAGGTGGTTCGCGGAGGATCCTGGAAAGATGTCTCTCAATTTATACGTTCAGACATGCGTTCGATGGAATATCAGAATGAAACCCGTTCGTATATTGGTTTCCGGTGCGTTCGGACACAAATAGGGTTCTCTAAAGGAAAGAAATAA
- a CDS encoding type IX secretion system membrane protein PorP/SprF, which produces MKRFLLLIVVLLGSVNISYGQYDAQFSQYWMAMGYYNPAVAGVSDNLNLFALHRQQWVGIKGAPKSFFVSADMPVTFGKSIFGIGVIGFTESIGLFRNTHVAGQFAYKKKLFGGTLSFGLQAGMVNQAFDGTKVEIPESEFHTGTDEGIPTTQVEAMTVDINAGIYFTHKNFYGGLASTHISEPELALDENVYTFIGRAYNLTGGYNIQLRNPLYELQPSVFLKTDLQSFQADITARVLYNKMFSGGLSWRVNESVVLSVGAIIGGFHVGYAYDFPTTAILKGSTGSHELMVRYKLKLNKIKTGKNKHKSVRIL; this is translated from the coding sequence ATGAAGAGGTTTTTATTGCTTATTGTTGTGCTGTTAGGAAGTGTGAACATATCATACGGACAATATGATGCCCAGTTTAGCCAGTATTGGATGGCTATGGGTTATTATAATCCGGCAGTTGCAGGAGTATCAGATAATCTAAATTTGTTTGCCTTGCATCGTCAGCAATGGGTAGGAATAAAAGGAGCTCCCAAATCCTTTTTTGTATCTGCGGATATGCCCGTGACCTTTGGAAAATCTATTTTTGGAATTGGAGTTATTGGCTTTACAGAAAGCATAGGTCTTTTTAGGAATACCCATGTGGCAGGTCAGTTTGCATATAAAAAAAAATTGTTTGGAGGAACACTTAGTTTCGGATTGCAGGCAGGAATGGTTAATCAGGCTTTCGATGGTACGAAAGTGGAGATTCCTGAAAGTGAATTTCATACCGGAACCGATGAAGGAATTCCAACAACACAAGTTGAGGCTATGACGGTAGATATAAATGCCGGCATTTACTTTACACATAAAAACTTTTATGGGGGACTAGCTTCTACTCATATTTCGGAACCCGAGTTGGCGTTGGATGAAAATGTGTATACCTTTATAGGAAGAGCGTATAATTTAACCGGAGGATACAATATTCAATTGCGGAACCCGTTGTATGAATTGCAGCCGTCTGTGTTTTTGAAAACAGACTTGCAATCGTTTCAGGCCGATATAACAGCCAGGGTGCTATATAACAAAATGTTTAGCGGAGGTCTTTCCTGGCGTGTCAATGAATCGGTGGTACTTTCTGTAGGAGCTATTATTGGTGGATTTCATGTAGGTTATGCCTATGACTTTCCCACAACAGCTATACTTAAGGGAAGCACTGGCAGCCATGAATTAATGGTGAGGTACAAACTGAAGCTGAATAAAATAAAAACGGGAAAGAATAAACACAAAAGTGTACGTATATTATAA
- a CDS encoding DUF2795 domain-containing protein, with protein MYWTLELASKLEDAPWPATKDELIDYAQRSGAPLEVIENLQEMEDEGEIYECMEDIWPDYPSKEDFFFNEEEY; from the coding sequence ATGTATTGGACATTGGAACTAGCTTCAAAACTAGAAGACGCGCCTTGGCCCGCAACAAAGGACGAATTAATTGATTATGCACAGCGTTCTGGTGCGCCCTTGGAGGTGATTGAAAATTTGCAGGAGATGGAAGATGAGGGCGAAATCTACGAGTGCATGGAAGATATCTGGCCTGATTATCCGAGTAAAGAAGATTTCTTCTTTAATGAGGAAGAGTATTAA
- a CDS encoding cob(I)yrinic acid a,c-diamide adenosyltransferase encodes MGTKKSLIYTGTGDKGTTSLVGGERVSKTHQRLESYGTIDELNSFIGLLVSSLEDQADKDFLHFVQHKLFTVGSYLATDQNSTELKIESKVTAESITRIEKEIDRLDAGIPKMRNFILPGGCRSASLAHVCRTVCRRAERQIYKLAETDPVEEPVLIFVNRLSDYLFVLARKECIINDGKEIIWDYTCI; translated from the coding sequence ATGGGTACAAAAAAAAGTTTGATATACACTGGTACCGGAGATAAAGGTACGACATCTCTTGTCGGCGGCGAACGCGTTTCTAAAACGCATCAACGGCTTGAAAGTTATGGGACTATTGATGAGCTAAATTCTTTTATAGGACTGTTGGTTTCTTCGCTGGAAGATCAGGCAGATAAAGATTTCCTCCATTTTGTTCAACATAAGTTATTTACGGTTGGCTCTTATCTGGCAACAGATCAGAATAGCACAGAACTGAAGATCGAGAGCAAAGTTACTGCAGAAAGTATTACCCGTATTGAAAAAGAGATTGATCGGTTGGATGCCGGTATCCCAAAAATGAGAAACTTTATTTTGCCAGGTGGATGCCGTTCTGCATCACTGGCACATGTTTGCCGTACTGTTTGCCGGAGAGCAGAACGACAGATTTACAAATTAGCAGAAACGGATCCTGTTGAAGAGCCGGTTTTGATTTTTGTTAACAGATTATCTGACTATTTGTTCGTTTTAGCCAGAAAAGAATGTATAATTAACGATGGCAAAGAAATAATTTGGGATTATACTTGCATCTAA
- a CDS encoding SAM-dependent methyltransferase — protein sequence MQIIPKNNNALRRSILLYRRVRYRKGYGVHSPFVYNVITKVIEESGSYYPLSDIALTRLKLHYREEMVSYPDKRNKEKSKQQTIGHLVQKKAISPKQGALLFKLTNYFKPVHILQIGTTMGLSSLYLTSYASGLRCIALESLPEFAAVARETLKEARNQIDLRVGNYLNLLPQAIQDLKQLDFVFFNTPNDELSCSLLFNECVKHVHQETVFVFVGIKSSAKMRKIWAEICSHPDVTVTIDLYSLGIVFFNNKLHKRNYITYY from the coding sequence ATGCAGATCATACCAAAAAACAACAATGCCTTAAGGCGTAGTATTCTTTTGTACAGGCGGGTACGCTACCGGAAAGGATATGGCGTTCATTCTCCGTTTGTTTACAATGTAATCACAAAAGTCATTGAAGAATCAGGATCTTATTATCCATTGTCCGACATCGCTTTAACTCGATTGAAGCTTCATTATCGTGAAGAAATGGTGTCCTATCCGGATAAAAGGAATAAAGAAAAAAGCAAGCAGCAAACAATTGGACATCTTGTGCAAAAGAAAGCCATTTCTCCTAAACAGGGTGCGTTGTTATTTAAACTAACAAACTATTTTAAACCTGTACATATACTGCAGATCGGAACAACGATGGGCTTGTCTTCTCTTTATCTAACCTCTTATGCATCAGGTCTTCGATGTATTGCATTGGAAAGTTTGCCGGAGTTTGCTGCCGTTGCTCGTGAAACACTAAAAGAAGCAAGGAATCAGATAGATTTACGGGTTGGTAATTATCTGAATTTACTTCCGCAGGCAATACAGGACTTGAAGCAGCTTGATTTTGTTTTTTTTAATACCCCTAACGATGAACTTTCTTGTTCATTATTGTTTAATGAATGTGTGAAGCATGTTCATCAGGAGACGGTATTTGTTTTTGTTGGAATCAAGAGTTCTGCTAAAATGAGGAAGATTTGGGCTGAAATCTGCTCCCATCCTGATGTTACCGTTACTATTGATTTGTATTCTCTTGGTATCGTGTTTTTTAATAATAAGCTACACAAGCGCAATTATATAACATACTATTGA
- a CDS encoding FtsX-like permease family protein, producing the protein MNFPFYIARRYLFSKKSHNAINVISMVSVCGVVVATIALVCALSVYNGFNDLVSTLFSTFDPELKITPRTGKVFDPMEKKFQSVKTLNSIAVWSEVLEDNALVRYDNRQVVAVVKGVSDNFDKLASIDSVLIDGHFVLKDDVVNYAVPGVGLASALGVNAGYLSPMELYAPKRDGNVNLSNPATSFQISYAYVGGVFCINQQVYDENYMLVPLSLARELFKYDTEVSSIELKLTPESDLFDVKDEISSLLGPEFIVQDRFEQQESSYKMMQIEKWMTFLILSFILAIALFNVVGSLSMLMIEKQEDVRTLRNMGADDKLISRIFLFEGWMIAGFGALIGIVIGIVLCLIQQELGLLKLGQTAGAFIIDAYPVRVALSDVFTVFFTVVSIGFIAAWYPVHHLGKKWFAV; encoded by the coding sequence TTGAATTTCCCGTTTTATATAGCCAGACGATACCTCTTCTCAAAGAAGTCCCACAATGCCATCAATGTAATTTCGATGGTATCTGTTTGCGGGGTGGTTGTAGCAACCATCGCGCTGGTATGTGCCTTGTCTGTATACAATGGATTCAACGATTTAGTATCTACTCTTTTTAGCACCTTTGATCCGGAGCTTAAAATTACGCCCCGAACAGGAAAGGTTTTTGACCCAATGGAAAAGAAATTCCAATCAGTCAAGACGCTGAATTCTATTGCCGTTTGGAGTGAGGTTCTAGAGGATAATGCATTAGTACGCTACGACAACCGGCAGGTGGTTGCTGTTGTTAAAGGAGTAAGCGATAATTTTGATAAACTTGCATCGATTGATAGTGTTTTGATTGATGGACATTTTGTTTTAAAAGATGATGTAGTCAATTATGCTGTTCCCGGAGTAGGACTGGCATCAGCTTTAGGTGTTAATGCCGGTTATTTATCACCCATGGAGCTGTATGCTCCTAAGCGTGATGGAAATGTAAATTTATCAAATCCTGCAACTTCCTTTCAAATTTCTTATGCTTATGTAGGAGGTGTTTTCTGTATCAACCAACAGGTGTATGACGAAAATTATATGTTGGTCCCTCTTTCCCTTGCACGTGAATTATTTAAATATGATACAGAAGTATCTTCAATAGAGCTTAAACTTACTCCTGAATCCGACTTATTTGATGTAAAGGACGAAATTTCATCTTTATTAGGCCCTGAATTTATTGTACAGGATAGGTTCGAACAGCAAGAGTCTTCCTATAAAATGATGCAAATTGAAAAATGGATGACATTTCTCATCCTTAGTTTTATACTTGCTATCGCTCTTTTTAACGTGGTTGGCTCTTTATCTATGCTTATGATAGAAAAACAGGAAGATGTACGTACGCTACGGAATATGGGGGCAGACGATAAGCTGATATCCCGTATCTTTCTTTTTGAAGGATGGATGATCGCTGGATTTGGGGCCCTGATTGGGATTGTTATTGGAATTGTTTTATGTTTGATTCAACAGGAGCTGGGACTTCTGAAATTAGGACAAACTGCCGGAGCCTTTATAATTGATGCTTATCCTGTTAGGGTAGCCTTAAGCGATGTGTTCACGGTATTTTTTACTGTTGTATCCATTGGATTTATTGCCGCTTGGTATCCCGTTCACCATCTTGGCAAAAAATGGTTTGCTGTATAA
- the rbfA gene encoding 30S ribosome-binding factor RbfA, with protein MESTRLNKIGRLLQKELSDIFLLQTKAMPGTLVSVSVVRVSPDLSIARVYLSIFPSGKAPEILEAIRLNTKAIRFDLGQRVHLQLRKIPDLSFYVDDSLDYIEKIDNLLKK; from the coding sequence ATGGAAAGTACAAGATTAAATAAAATCGGACGGTTGTTGCAAAAAGAGCTGAGCGATATTTTTCTGCTTCAAACGAAGGCAATGCCGGGAACATTGGTTTCGGTAAGTGTTGTTCGTGTAAGTCCTGACTTAAGTATTGCACGCGTGTATCTGAGTATATTTCCTTCGGGAAAGGCGCCTGAAATTCTAGAGGCAATTCGTTTAAATACTAAAGCTATCCGTTTTGATTTAGGACAACGTGTTCATTTACAGCTGAGAAAGATACCAGATCTTAGTTTCTATGTAGATGACTCATTGGATTATATTGAAAAGATAGATAATTTGCTTAAGAAATAA
- a CDS encoding O-methyltransferase translates to MTEEIESYILSHSDEEGSLLATLNRDANVNLLRPRMISGHLQGRILKMFCRMLQPRRVLEIGTYTGYATLCMAEALDEGAEIHTLEINDEMEDFIMKYISQSPVKDKIKLYFGDAMEIIPTMNETFDLVFIDADKRLYTEYYNLIFDKLPSGALILADNTLWDGKVLEAPHSGDKQTAGILAFNDMVKSDSRVEKVILPLRDGLTMIWKK, encoded by the coding sequence GAAGAAGGTTCATTGCTGGCTACCTTAAACAGAGATGCCAATGTGAATCTTCTTCGTCCTCGAATGATATCCGGCCATTTGCAGGGCCGGATTTTAAAGATGTTTTGCCGGATGCTTCAACCAAGAAGAGTTCTTGAAATTGGGACATATACTGGCTATGCAACACTTTGTATGGCGGAAGCGCTGGACGAAGGGGCAGAAATCCATACCTTGGAGATAAACGATGAGATGGAAGATTTTATCATGAAATATATCTCACAATCGCCTGTTAAAGATAAAATCAAGCTTTATTTCGGGGATGCAATGGAGATAATTCCAACCATGAATGAAACCTTTGATCTGGTTTTTATAGATGCTGATAAGCGTTTATATACGGAATATTATAATTTGATTTTTGATAAGCTCCCTTCAGGGGCATTAATTTTAGCGGATAATACGCTTTGGGATGGCAAAGTGTTGGAGGCTCCTCATTCGGGAGATAAACAAACAGCCGGTATACTTGCGTTTAATGACATGGTAAAATCAGATTCGAGAGTTGAAAAAGTAATTCTTCCTCTCAGGGATGGTCTGACAATGATTTGGAAGAAATAA